The bacterium genome includes a window with the following:
- a CDS encoding class I SAM-dependent methyltransferase, translated as MSLKTNYIGHDSSYQRKKAAGQNGWDDDETWQAWRTEILALIASDGFPKSGKVLELGCGAGDVALLFAEKGYQVYGIDIVPSAIEWAREKSLKANIRAEFEIGDVTKLGKWEDGYFDIVIDGHCLHCIIGDDRVEMLKEAYRVLRPGGLFYVSSMCGDPKEPEVLSMYDPESRCTIHGGIAGRYFGLPEDVIKEIEKAGFKVKRHEVRGNNELQDDLIVLAEK; from the coding sequence ATGAGCTTAAAAACCAACTACATAGGCCATGACTCCTCGTACCAGCGGAAAAAAGCCGCGGGACAAAATGGCTGGGACGACGACGAGACCTGGCAGGCGTGGCGGACGGAAATACTTGCCCTGATCGCTTCCGATGGTTTCCCGAAGTCTGGCAAAGTGCTGGAGCTGGGCTGCGGAGCCGGAGATGTGGCCCTGTTGTTTGCGGAAAAGGGATATCAGGTTTATGGAATAGACATTGTGCCGAGCGCCATAGAGTGGGCCAGGGAGAAGAGCCTAAAAGCGAATATAAGGGCAGAATTTGAAATTGGTGATGTAACAAAGCTGGGAAAGTGGGAAGACGGATATTTTGACATCGTGATTGACGGGCATTGTCTGCATTGCATCATAGGTGACGACCGGGTTGAAATGCTTAAAGAAGCATACCGGGTCTTAAGACCCGGCGGGTTATTTTATGTCAGCAGCATGTGCGGAGATCCGAAGGAACCGGAGGTCTTGAGCATGTACGATCCCGAGTCGCGGTGTACAATACACGGAGGCATAGCGGGAAGGTATTTCGGCTTGCCGGAAGATGTCATCAAAGAGATAGAGAAAGCGGGGTTTAAGGTCAAACGGCACGAAGTGCGGGGAAATAACGAATTGCAGGACGATTTAATTGTGCTGGCAGAAAAATAA
- the purM gene encoding phosphoribosylformylglycinamidine cyclo-ligase gives MRYKDAGVNIDAGTESVQRIKKVVRSTFTKNVLTDIGGFGALYDGTLKGYKQPVLVSSCDGVGTKLKVALMAKQHGTVGQDLVNHCVNDILVQGAKPLFFMDYAAFGRLEPKILEAIVTGFAKACKQNGCSLIGGETAEMPGMYAVGDYDLAGFIVGAVDKKKLITGKTIKPGDVVIGLSTNGLQTNGYSLARKILFEKCKYKVNTRLTELGSTVGEALLKVHPSYLKPVTPLLDKGLVKGMAHITGGGFLDNIPRVLPKDCNVEIKLGSWPVLPVFELMQKKGKVPQDDMYRTFNMGIGFVLVVAQPDAAAALKSLRGLKVLNGFSSKAYVIGQVVKGKKKVELI, from the coding sequence ATGCGCTACAAAGATGCTGGCGTCAACATCGACGCCGGGACCGAATCGGTCCAACGGATAAAAAAAGTGGTCCGCTCCACTTTCACCAAGAACGTGCTGACGGACATCGGCGGCTTCGGCGCCCTTTACGACGGCACACTCAAAGGCTATAAACAGCCGGTGCTGGTCTCCTCCTGCGACGGGGTGGGCACCAAGCTCAAAGTGGCCTTAATGGCCAAACAGCACGGCACGGTGGGCCAGGACCTGGTGAACCACTGCGTCAACGACATTTTGGTCCAGGGGGCGAAACCGCTGTTCTTCATGGACTACGCCGCCTTCGGGCGGCTGGAGCCAAAAATACTGGAAGCCATCGTCACCGGCTTTGCCAAGGCCTGCAAACAGAACGGCTGTTCCCTGATCGGCGGCGAGACCGCCGAGATGCCGGGGATGTACGCCGTGGGCGACTACGACCTGGCCGGGTTCATTGTGGGCGCGGTGGACAAGAAAAAACTTATCACCGGAAAGACCATCAAGCCCGGGGACGTGGTGATCGGTCTCTCCACCAACGGGCTGCAGACCAACGGCTATTCACTGGCCCGGAAGATCCTGTTTGAAAAATGCAAATACAAAGTAAATACACGCCTGACTGAACTCGGTTCTACTGTCGGCGAGGCTTTGCTCAAGGTTCATCCTTCGTACCTGAAACCGGTTACCCCGCTGCTGGACAAGGGCCTGGTCAAGGGCATGGCCCACATCACCGGTGGCGGGTTTCTGGACAACATCCCGCGGGTGCTGCCCAAAGACTGCAATGTGGAGATCAAGCTGGGCTCCTGGCCGGTGCTGCCGGTCTTTGAGCTGATGCAGAAAAAGGGAAAGGTGCCGCAGGACGACATGTACCGCACCTTCAACATGGGGATAGGGTTTGTGCTGGTCGTGGCCCAGCCCGATGCGGCCGCAGCGCTGAAGAGTTTAAGGGGGTTAAAAGTTTTGAACGGGTTTTCGTCCAAGGCTTATGTGATAGGGCAGGTGGTGAAGGGTAAGAAAAAGGTCGAGCTTATTTGA
- the thiS gene encoding sulfur carrier protein ThiS, with translation MIKVNGEEHPWRQGLNITELLKEKNYVYHAIIVRINEKFVPPEEYQEALISDGDSVEAIHLITGG, from the coding sequence ATGATAAAAGTCAATGGTGAAGAACATCCCTGGCGGCAGGGGCTGAATATAACAGAACTGCTGAAGGAAAAGAATTACGTCTATCATGCCATCATCGTGCGGATAAACGAGAAGTTCGTTCCGCCCGAGGAGTACCAGGAGGCCTTGATCAGCGACGGGGACAGCGTGGAGGCGATACATCTTATAACGGGGGGGTGA
- the moaA gene encoding GTP 3',8-cyclase MoaA, which translates to MLADQYGRKINYLRVSVTDRCNLRCRYCMPPEGVPLKEHSELLTFEEIETIVRAGAELGIDKVRLTGGEPLLRKGILDLVKKLAAIPGIKDLALTTNGVLLGPMAKELKAAGIMRVNASLDTLKPERFKQMTGSDDWQKAYDGILAALGAGFQQVKLNVVAIAGYNQDEIADFVTFVKDKPIGLRFIEFMPVGNAFWESSKMLGTEEIKKLIAESVKLVPVNNKNSIADEYQIEGSPATVGFISPLSGKFCKKCNRLRLTSDGFLKPCLGSKSEVNIRVPVCSGLAGTELRRVFYEALRLKPACHKMDQGGVDIARHMAEVGG; encoded by the coding sequence ATGTTAGCTGACCAATACGGAAGAAAAATAAATTACCTGCGGGTCTCGGTCACCGACCGCTGCAACCTGCGCTGCCGCTACTGCATGCCGCCCGAGGGCGTGCCGCTGAAGGAGCATTCGGAGCTTTTGACCTTTGAGGAGATAGAGACCATCGTCCGGGCCGGGGCGGAGCTGGGCATCGACAAGGTGCGGCTGACCGGCGGAGAGCCCCTGCTGCGCAAGGGTATTTTGGACCTGGTGAAAAAGCTGGCGGCCATTCCGGGCATCAAGGACCTGGCCTTGACCACCAACGGCGTCCTGCTGGGCCCCATGGCCAAAGAGCTGAAAGCCGCCGGCATCATGCGGGTGAACGCCAGCCTGGACACCCTGAAGCCGGAGCGCTTCAAACAGATGACCGGCAGCGACGACTGGCAGAAGGCTTATGACGGGATCCTGGCCGCCCTGGGCGCGGGTTTTCAGCAGGTCAAACTGAACGTGGTGGCCATTGCCGGATACAACCAAGACGAGATCGCTGATTTCGTAACCTTTGTCAAGGACAAGCCCATAGGCCTGCGCTTCATCGAATTCATGCCGGTGGGCAATGCATTTTGGGAAAGTTCCAAAATGCTGGGCACAGAAGAGATAAAGAAGCTTATAGCTGAAAGCGTAAAGCTTGTCCCGGTGAATAACAAAAACAGCATAGCCGACGAGTATCAGATCGAAGGTTCTCCGGCCACAGTGGGTTTCATCTCGCCGCTCTCCGGTAAATTCTGCAAAAAGTGCAACCGTTTGCGGCTGACCTCGGACGGGTTCCTTAAGCCCTGCCTGGGCTCCAAGAGCGAGGTCAACATCCGGGTGCCGGTGTGCAGCGGGCTGGCCGGGACGGAACTGCGTCGGGTGTTCTACGAGGCATTGCGGTTGAAGCCGGCCTGCCACAAGATGGACCAGGGGGGCGTGGACATTGCTCGGCACATGGCGGAAGTGGGAGGATGA
- the thiF gene encoding sulfur carrier protein ThiS adenylyltransferase ThiF: protein MKIYLNEKHIKAEKGAKVAELVKEHKPGAEVCVLNGFPCLMEHTVEEGDRLVLIKKGEVPSKNELEHLLSARHTPGIADKLKKASVGLAGCGGLGSTAAIALARAGVGRLVIADYDVVEPSNLNRQQYFVSHIGLPKVEALREIIKKANPFTKVESHHLRIVPENVESLFGKCDVIIEAFDMADQKQMLVETVLAKLPKTPIVIGSGMAGYGANDLMKTRKTGMLYICGDERSEAGPGFGLMAPRVGMAACMQANQALEILLGPDPRIKQSES from the coding sequence ATGAAGATATACCTCAACGAAAAGCACATCAAGGCCGAGAAGGGCGCCAAGGTGGCCGAGCTGGTCAAGGAGCACAAGCCCGGGGCCGAGGTCTGCGTGCTAAACGGATTTCCCTGTCTGATGGAGCATACGGTGGAGGAGGGCGACCGGCTGGTGCTGATCAAGAAGGGCGAAGTGCCTTCCAAGAACGAACTGGAGCATCTGCTGTCCGCCCGGCATACTCCGGGCATTGCCGATAAACTGAAGAAGGCTTCCGTGGGCCTGGCCGGCTGCGGGGGGCTGGGCTCGACCGCGGCCATCGCGCTGGCCCGGGCCGGGGTGGGCCGGCTGGTCATCGCCGATTACGATGTGGTGGAACCATCGAACCTGAACCGCCAGCAGTATTTCGTCTCGCATATCGGCCTGCCCAAGGTGGAGGCCCTGAGGGAGATAATCAAGAAGGCCAATCCCTTTACCAAGGTGGAATCCCACCATCTGCGGATAGTTCCCGAGAACGTGGAATCCCTGTTCGGCAAGTGCGACGTGATCATCGAAGCCTTTGACATGGCGGACCAGAAGCAGATGCTGGTGGAGACGGTGCTGGCAAAACTTCCCAAGACGCCCATCGTGATCGGAAGCGGCATGGCCGGGTACGGGGCCAACGATCTGATGAAGACCAGGAAGACCGGAATGCTCTACATCTGCGGGGACGAGCGGAGCGAGGCCGGGCCGGGCTTCGGGCTGATGGCCCCCCGGGTGGGGATGGCCGCCTGCATGCAGGCCAACCAGGCGCTGGAGATACTGCTGGGGCCGGATCCACGCATCAAACAAAGTGAATCGTGA